The nucleotide window TGGCGCTCCAGCACCCCGGGGGTGGCCAGGTCCGTCCGGTAGCCGCGGACGCCCAGCGCAGGATTGGGTTCGGTGCTGTCGGTCAGGAACGGCAGCGGTTTGTCGGCGCCGGCATCCAGCGTCCGGACCACCACCTTCTTGGCCGGGAAGGCATCGAAGACGGCCTTGTACGCGGCGACCTGTTCGTCGATGGTCGGTTCGGAATCGCGGTTAAGGAAGCAGAATTCGGTGCGCAGCAGGCCCACGCCCTCGGCACCTAACGCGGCTGCCGCCAGGGCATCGGCGCCGCCGCCCACGTTGGAGAGCAGCGGGACCAGGTGGCCATCCGCCGTCGTACCCGTGCCGTCAAAGGGCTGCAGCGGTTCGCGGGAGGCATAGGCCGTGGCGAGGCCGCGCTCCGCCTCGCCGGGGGACGGGGTGACGATGCCCGTGGCGCCGTCCACGAAGACTTCCGTTCCCGGTGCCAGTTCGGTGGCACCGGTGGCGGCGACGACGGCTGGCAGCCCCAGCGAGCGGGCGATGATGGCGGTGTGGGACTGCGGTCCGCCGCCGGAGGTGACCAGCGCCAGCACCATCGCCGGGTCCAGCGTCGCGGTGTCCGCCGGGGCCAGGTCCTCGGCCGCCAGCACGAACGGGACGTCCGAGGCGGGGATGCCCGGCGCCGGTTCGCCACGCAGCTCGGCCACGATCCGGGCGCGGACATCGAGCACGTCGGTGGCGCGTTCGGCCATGTAGCCGCCGAGGGACTTGAGCTGTTCGGCGACCTGTTCCGCGGCTTCCCAGATGGCGCGTTCGGTGCCGCGGCCGGCCTCCAGCAGCTTGACTGCGGACTTGAGCAGCATCGGATCCGCGGCCATCAGGGCGGTGGCCTGGAGGACCTCGGCCGCCTCCTTGCGTGCCACGGCGGCGCGGTCTTTCAGTGCAGCCTGGACCGTCTTCGCCGCAGCGCGCAGCCGGTTGGCCTCTTCTTCGGCGGTGGCGCCGTCCGGCAGCCCTGCACCGGGTGCCGGCTCGGCCACGGCCGGCGGCATCTGCAGTACCGGCCCGATCACGCGGCCCGGGCTGACGCCTACTCCGGTAATGCTGGTCATTGCGTACCCCTTGCTCAACTACTCGATGGCTTGTCTGTCAGCGTAGGCTGTCGCGGCCTAGGCCGCGACAGTTTCTGCCGAAGCGGTCTTCTTCGTTGCGTAGCGTTTCAGGGCCAGGACGGCCAGGGCCGAGACGATAGCTCCCACCACCACGGCTACCACAAACATAACCACATTGCCCATCGCAAAGAAGACGAAGATGCCTCCGTGCGGCGCCTGTGACGTCACACCGGTTGCCATGGTCAGGGCTCCGGTCACCGCTCCGCCGAGCATGCTGGCGGGGATGACGCGCAGCGGATCGGCCGCGGCGAACGGAATGGCGCCTTCGGAGATGAAGGCCGCGCCCAGCAGCCAGGCTGCCTTGCCGTTTTCACGTTCGGCCAGCGAGAAGCGCTTGCGGTCCAGCACCGTGGCCAGGGCCATCGCCAGCGGCGGCACCATGCCGGCCGCCATCACGGTGGCCATGATCATCCACGGGGCCTGGTTGTCGGCGCTGCCTGCACCGAGGCCGGCGACGGCGAAGGCGTAGGCAACCTTGTTGACCGGTCCGCCGAGGTCGAAGCACATCATCAGGCCCAGGATGATGCCCAGGGCGGCGGCGGAAACACCGGTGAGGCCGGAGAGCCAGCCGTTCAGTGCAGTGGTCAGGCCGGCGATCGGTCCGCCGAGTACCAGGAACATCAGGCCCGAGGCCACGATGGAGGCCAGCAGCGGGATGATCACCACGGGCATCAGGCCGCGCAGCCAGCGCGGAACGGACCATTGTCCGATAAGGTGCGCAATCCAGCCGGCGAGCAGGCCGCCGACCAGGCCGCCCAGGAAGCCAGCGCCCATGAAACCGGCAACCGCACCGGCGGTGAAGCCCGGGGCGATACCGGGCCGGTCCGCGATAGCGTAGGCAATGTAGCCGGCCAATGCGGGGACCAGGAAGCCCATTGACAGCGCGCCGATCTTGAAGGCGACGGCGCCCAGGTAGGTGAGCAGCCCGCCGTCGGGCAGGTTGCCGAAGTTGTTCTCCAGCACCACGGTGTCCGCGATATCGGTGATCGCGTAGCCGCCAAGCAGGAAGCCCAGCGCGATCAGCAGGCCGCCGCCGGCGACAAACGGGATCATGTAGCTGACGCCGGTCAGCAGGGCGCGCTTGAGCTTGGCGCCGATGCTTTCGCCAGCCTGGCCGGTCTGGTGCGAGGCTACGTCGGCCGTGCCGCTGACGCGCCGGGCGTTCGGATCATCCGCGGCGGCAAGCGCTTCGCGCAGCATCACGTCCGGCTCGTCGATGGCCCGCTTGACGGGGGACTGGATGACCGGCTTGCCGGCGAAGCGCTCCTTCTCGCGCACATCGACGTCGACGGCGAAGATCACGGCGTCGGCCCTGTCGATGATGGCAGGATCCAGCGGGGTCGCGCCGGCCGAGCCCTGGGTCTCGACCTGCACCTCGATGCCGGCTTCCTTGCCCGCGGCCACCAGGGAATCGGCCGCCATGTAGGTGTGGGCGATGCCGGTGGGGCAGGCCGTTACGGCAACCAGGGACTTGGGTCGGTTGGGATCGGCTGCGGCAGCAGCGGCGTGCCTGCCGTGCTGCTCGGTCACGGTGGCGGTGCCGGCGGCGGTACCGGATGCACCGGCGCCTGAAGCGGCCCCGGCACTGGAATCCGGAGCGGTGGCAGGAGCAGTGCCTGCCCCGGCCGGGGCACCCGCGGCGGCAGGGGCGCTTTCGTCCGGGAAGAGCGCGCCGTTGACCAGCGCCACGATATCCGCGGGCGACTCGGCGGCCCGGAGGCTGGCGGTGAAGTCCTTTTTGATCAGGGAACGGGCGAGCTTGGAGAGCAGCTTCAGGTGCTCCTTGTCGGCTCCCTCCGGCGCGGCGATGAAGAAGACCAGGTCGGCCGGGCCATCCTTGGCGCCGAAGTCCACGGCGGGAGCCAGCCGCGCCATCGCGAGCGTGGGTTCGAGCACCGCGGAGGAGCGGCAGTGCGGGATGGCGATGCCGCCGGGCACGCCGGTGGCGGTCTTCTGTTCGCGGGCGACGGCGTCCGCGTAGAGGCCGTCGAATTCGCTGGCGCGGCCGGTGGCGAGCACCACGTCGGTCAATTGCCGGATCACATCCTGGCTGGTGGTGCCGAGGTTCTTATCCAGGGTGACAAGTTCTTCGGTGATGAGGTGGGACATGGCGTCTTCCTTCTGGGCGTGGAACGGGAAGTTGGGATTGCGGGAAAGATTGAAGTCAGGGTGCGGGAACGGAAAGCGAACTGACGACGACGGCGTCCGGCGTCGTCTGCGACAAGGCGGGCAGGGTGGTGCCGGGCAATGCTGCCGCGGCGGCACCGTGTGCCACGGCCTGGCGGAGGCAATCCGCGGCGGCCGCGCCGGAACTGTGCGCCAGCAGGTAGCCGGCCAGGGAGGAATCCCCGGCGCCCACGGTGCTGCGCGCGCTGACGGGCGGATGCGTGGCATACCAGGAACCCTCCCGGGTGACGAGGACGGCGCCCTTGGAACCCAGCGTGGCCAGCACCGCCTCGGCACCCTTATCCAGCAGGAGCGCGGCGGTCTGTGCGGTGAGTGCCGGGTCTGCTTCCAACGCGGCCTCGCTGTGGACGCCGGCAAGTTCGGCCAGCTCCTCCGCGTTGGGCTTGAGCAGATCCGGTACGGCGGCCGGACCGGCGGCGAAGGCCTGGCGCAGCGGTTCGCCGGATGAATCCACGGCGATCCGTGGTGCGGCCGAGCCGAGCTCTTCGCGGACGCGGACGGTGAGCCGGGCGTAGAAATCGGCGGGCACGCCCGGCGGCAGGGAACCGGCGAGCACCAGCCAGGCGGCGCCGTCGCACTTTGCCAGTACGGCCGCGGCGAGTGCTTCCTGCCGGCTGCTGTCCAGGTGCGGGCCGGGTTCGTTGATCTTGGTGGTGGTGCCGTCCGGTTCGGTCAGCGTGATGTTGCTGCGCAGGGCCTGGCCGATGGGCAGCCCCACGTACGCCAGGCCGTCCTGCCGCAGCCCGGTGATGACGGGATCCTCGGGGTCGCCGGGGAGAATGGCCAGATTGGCGACGCCGGAAGCGGCCAGGGCGCGGGACACATTGACGCCCTTGCCGGCCGCCTGCTGGGAGGCGGCCACCGCGCGCTGCACGCCGCCGCGGATGAGGGAGCCGGGCAGTTCAACCGTGCGGTCGAGGCTGGGGTTGGCCGTGAGGGTGATGATCATGCCACTACCACCTCGACATCCGCGGCCTCGAGCGCTTCGGCCAGTGCGGCCGGGGGTGCGGCGTCGGTAATCAGGGTGTCGATCTCTTCAAGACCGGCGAAGCGGACCAAGGTTTCCTCCTCGAGTTTGGACGAATCCACCAGCGCGACCACGCGGCGGGCACAGCGGACTATTGCCGTTTTCACGGCCGCTTCCAGCGCATCCGGCGTGCTCAGGCCGAAGCCGGCGTCGATGCCGTTTGCTCCGATGAACGCGATGTCCGGGCGCAGGGCGGCGAACTGTTCAAGCGTGCGCGCGCCGATGCCCGCGCTGGTCAGGCCGCGGACCCGCCCGCCGATCATTTCCAGCTGGAGCTTCGAGCCGGTGGAGATCCGGAAGGCGATGGGGACCGCGTGCGTGATGACCAGCAGGTCTTCGTGCTGGCCGTTGGACTCGGCGGCCAGCAGGTCGGCCAACTGCTCCGTGGTGGTGCCGGCGTCGATCACCAGCGAGGCCGGGCCGGAGGGAATGAGTTCCAGGGCTTTGCGGGCAATCCGCTGCTTCTCCTCGTGCCGCTGGAGCTGGCGGCTGCCCAGGCTCTGTTCACTGGTGCTGGCCCGGCCGGCCGCGACGGCGCCGCCGTGCACCCGGCGAAGCACACCCTGCTGTTCGAGGGTGGCAAGATCGCGGCGGACGGTTTCCTTGGTGATGTCGAAGCGGTCCGCCAGTTCACCCACGGTGGCCCGGTTTTTGGCGGCCACGAGCTCACCGATCTTGCGGTGGCGTTCGGCGGCAAACATGTTTTCTCCTTCGAGAAGTCGAACCGGGAGGGGGAGTGACTGGTATCACGTGGATCTTTGTTTTGATGACTTTATCTGTGTTTATTTCCGCTTGTCAACGAAAACCAACATAAAAACAGAAAAACGGGCCTCCGGGAGTTTCCGGGAGCCTTGGGGCAGCTCTTATACAGTGGGTGCCATGAGGGCAGATGTCCGCAGGTTGATGCTCCTCCAGGCCGGCAACGTGTTGCTCCTGGCGGCAGGCCTGGCCGTGGTCGTAATCGGGGTTGACGCCCTGACCGCGCTGTTGGTGGGGTCCTCTGGCAATCCGGGGCTGGGCGGGTTTGGTGCCGTTGTGATGCTTGGCGGCGGTGTGCTGTCCCTGGTCTTCGGCGTCTTCGCCTACCGCTGGACGGCCCGCGGGGAACGCTATGCGCCGCTGTTCGGCGTGCTTGGCTGGGCGGTGCTGTGGCTGCCGCTGTCCCTCGCCGCGGCCGTTCTCACCGGCGGGCATCCGGCGGCGTCGTTCATCGCCACCGGTATCAGCGGAGTGGGGATTGTGCTCTCATTGGTCGCGCTGGGCAGCAAGAAGCCGCGCTGAGCGGGCGGGTGGTAGAAGTAGACCATGACGACTGCGGTATGGTCCCGCCCCGAGGACGAGCGCGCCGGCACCGAGCTGCTGGTCATGATCCACGGCTACGGCTCCTCCGAGGAGCGGGTGCTGCCGCTCTTCGAGGCGCTGCCGGCGAATGTGACCGGGGTGGCGCTGCGCGGCCACTTCGACGTCGGGGCCAACTACGGCTGGTTCCTGCTGGATGCGTTCCTCGCCTCGGACTTTGCCGACGTCGTCAGCTCGGCCAACAAGGTCTTCGCCTGGCTGGATCCGGTGCTCGCGTCCGGCAAGTTCAGCGGTACCAGTCTGCTGGGCTTCTCCCAGGGCATGGCCATGGCGACCACGCTGATCCGGCTGCGGCCCACGGCATTTCGTGCCGCCGTCGGGCTTTCAGGATTTGTGCTGGAGAACGAACTGCTGACCCTGACGGATGAGCTGGACGGCACGCTGCCGTTCTTCTGGGGGCGGGACGCCGCCGATGTGGTGATCCACCAGGATGCGGTGGACTACGCGGCGGACTGGCTGGAGGCCCACACCCGGCTCACGGCGCGCACCTATCCCGGGATGGGGCACAACATCGGGCACGACGAGATCCGCGATGTCGGAATTTTCCTGAAGACCTACCTGGGCTAGAGGCCGTTGTCCCGGGTGTCGTCGCGGCGGATGGTCTCCCCGGTGTGCGGGTCGTGCAGCTGCCGGCTCTCGGTCACGCGCCGCCTGCTGGTGCCGGCCATCACCACCGAGATGATCAGGCCCAGCACACCCACGCCCATCAAGATCCAGCCGACCAGCGTCAGGTCGATAAAGTCGACGACGTCGGCCACCGCGAACGCGAGGATGGCGCCGATGGCGATCAGGGCAATCGAAGATCCGATTCTCATAACCAACTACTCCTTGCTCCTGTCGCCCGCTTGCCGATGGCCGCGGGCGTCGATAGAGGAATGGTGCGGTACTTTCCTCAGCATACTGATCTTGATCCCGTGCGGGGGAAAATTGCCGGTTCCCGGCGTGCTGCGGAGCCGGTGATCTAGTGTTAAGGCGAATGGCCATGTCCGCTACCTCAAGGAGAACTTCGTGGCGAAGAACAGGAAATTCAACCCGGCGGTCAAGATGGCTGCCGGTGCGGCTTTCGACGAGAAGGGCAACCCCAAACCGGCTGTCGCGAACGGAATCATGAAGGCCCTGGACGTCCAGCGCCCGCTGGTACTGGCCAACCTGAACCGGCTGCGGAGCAAGTACCCGGAAGCCTCGCCCGCCGAGCTGTCCGCGAAGCTGGAGAAGTACTACCTTTCCGCCATTACCGGCGGCGGTGCGGCCGTAGGTGGATCCGCATTGATCCCGGGCGTGGGCACCATCGCCGCCCTGGGACTTTCCGCCGCTGCGACCGTAGGCTTCCTGGAGGCGACCGCGCTCTATGCACAGTCCATCGCCGAGCTGCACGGGATCCACACCGACAACCCGGAACGGTCCCGGACCATGGTCATGGCCATCCTGATGGGCGAGGAAGGCAGCGCCCTGATCCGCGAACTTGCAGGCCAGACCAACGGTCGGAACAAGCCGGGCCAGGCGTGGGGCAACGTCATCGGGACCAGCATGCCTGCGGGCATGATGGGCACCATCATGGACAGCATGCGGCGGCGCTTCCTGAAGAAGTTCCTGGCCAAGCAGGGCACGGCCCTGCTCGGCCGCGCTGTTCCGTTCGGTATCGGGGCCGTGGTCGGCGGCGCCGGCAACCACATGATGGGCCGCCGCGTGATCGAATCCACCCGTGTGGCCTTCGGCGAGCCGCCGCTGACCCTGCCGATGCCCCTGGTGGAGGAGCTGGCCCAGCGCAAGCACCTGATGCCGCGCAAGAACCTGATTCCCGGCAGGCGCAAGGAGCTTGGCGCGGGCGCTGCAGGCGCATCCGGCGGTGCTGCTGAAGGCACGGCGGCGGGTGCTAGGCCGCTGTCCACAACGCATGCCGGTCCTGAGTCCTCCCAGCCGCCTCGACCCGAGGATCTCGCGGCGTCACCCGGGCCGGACCTGCCTGCCGAGACGGACCCGCAGACCGGGCAGCACCGCGGAGCCGAGCCGGACGACGTCTGACCGGGCCCGTTGCGGAGCTACCCGAAGATGGCGTGCGCGACGGCGAAGATCACCAAGCCGGCCAGGGAGCCGACTACCGTACCGTTGATCCGGATGAACTGCAGGTCCCTGCCGACCTGCAGTTCGATCTTGCGGGAGGTTTCCTCGGCGTCCCACCGCTCCACGGTTTCGGTGATGACGGACGCGATCTGGGACCGGTAGGTCCGGACCAGGTAACCGGCGGCCTCCTCAATCCAGCCGTCCACCTTGGCGGCGAGTTCCTTGTCCGTGGCCAGCCGGTTGCCGAAGTCGCGGACGGCCGTGGTGAACTTGCGGCTGAGCTCGCTCTGCGGATCCTCGACGGCTTCCAGCAGGGCGCGCTTGAGGGTGTCCCACGTCCGCACCGCCAGCTGCCGTACCTCCGGATCGCCGAGCGCGTTCTTCTTGAGGTTCTCCACCCGGGCGATCATGTCCGGGTCGGTCTGCAGATCCTGGGCCAGCGACTGCAGGTAGACGTCCAGCTGCTGCCGGACCTGGTGCTCGGGGTCCGCCTGCACGGCCGCAATGAACTTGTACAGCTCGAGGTGGACCTTATCGCCCATCAGCGAGTCCACAAACGAGGGAACCCAGGTGGGGGAGCGGTCCGCCACCAGCCGGGCTACCGTTTCCTGATTGTCCAGCACCCAGTCGG belongs to Arthrobacter crystallopoietes and includes:
- a CDS encoding DUF6458 family protein, with product MRIGSSIALIAIGAILAFAVADVVDFIDLTLVGWILMGVGVLGLIISVVMAGTSRRRVTESRQLHDPHTGETIRRDDTRDNGL
- a CDS encoding PTS fructose transporter subunit IIABC; the protein is MSHLITEELVTLDKNLGTTSQDVIRQLTDVVLATGRASEFDGLYADAVAREQKTATGVPGGIAIPHCRSSAVLEPTLAMARLAPAVDFGAKDGPADLVFFIAAPEGADKEHLKLLSKLARSLIKKDFTASLRAAESPADIVALVNGALFPDESAPAAAGAPAGAGTAPATAPDSSAGAASGAGASGTAAGTATVTEQHGRHAAAAAADPNRPKSLVAVTACPTGIAHTYMAADSLVAAGKEAGIEVQVETQGSAGATPLDPAIIDRADAVIFAVDVDVREKERFAGKPVIQSPVKRAIDEPDVMLREALAAADDPNARRVSGTADVASHQTGQAGESIGAKLKRALLTGVSYMIPFVAGGGLLIALGFLLGGYAITDIADTVVLENNFGNLPDGGLLTYLGAVAFKIGALSMGFLVPALAGYIAYAIADRPGIAPGFTAGAVAGFMGAGFLGGLVGGLLAGWIAHLIGQWSVPRWLRGLMPVVIIPLLASIVASGLMFLVLGGPIAGLTTALNGWLSGLTGVSAAALGIILGLMMCFDLGGPVNKVAYAFAVAGLGAGSADNQAPWMIMATVMAAGMVPPLAMALATVLDRKRFSLAERENGKAAWLLGAAFISEGAIPFAAADPLRVIPASMLGGAVTGALTMATGVTSQAPHGGIFVFFAMGNVVMFVVAVVVGAIVSALAVLALKRYATKKTASAETVAA
- a CDS encoding DeoR/GlpR family DNA-binding transcription regulator, translated to MFAAERHRKIGELVAAKNRATVGELADRFDITKETVRRDLATLEQQGVLRRVHGGAVAAGRASTSEQSLGSRQLQRHEEKQRIARKALELIPSGPASLVIDAGTTTEQLADLLAAESNGQHEDLLVITHAVPIAFRISTGSKLQLEMIGGRVRGLTSAGIGARTLEQFAALRPDIAFIGANGIDAGFGLSTPDALEAAVKTAIVRCARRVVALVDSSKLEEETLVRFAGLEEIDTLITDAAPPAALAEALEAADVEVVVA
- a CDS encoding alpha/beta hydrolase, encoding MTTAVWSRPEDERAGTELLVMIHGYGSSEERVLPLFEALPANVTGVALRGHFDVGANYGWFLLDAFLASDFADVVSSANKVFAWLDPVLASGKFSGTSLLGFSQGMAMATTLIRLRPTAFRAAVGLSGFVLENELLTLTDELDGTLPFFWGRDAADVVIHQDAVDYAADWLEAHTRLTARTYPGMGHNIGHDEIRDVGIFLKTYLG
- the ptsP gene encoding phosphoenolpyruvate--protein phosphotransferase; this encodes MTSITGVGVSPGRVIGPVLQMPPAVAEPAPGAGLPDGATAEEEANRLRAAAKTVQAALKDRAAVARKEAAEVLQATALMAADPMLLKSAVKLLEAGRGTERAIWEAAEQVAEQLKSLGGYMAERATDVLDVRARIVAELRGEPAPGIPASDVPFVLAAEDLAPADTATLDPAMVLALVTSGGGPQSHTAIIARSLGLPAVVAATGATELAPGTEVFVDGATGIVTPSPGEAERGLATAYASREPLQPFDGTGTTADGHLVPLLSNVGGGADALAAAALGAEGVGLLRTEFCFLNRDSEPTIDEQVAAYKAVFDAFPAKKVVVRTLDAGADKPLPFLTDSTEPNPALGVRGYRTDLATPGVLERQLQAIATAAGQSEAEVWVMAPMIATAEEAGRFAGLCHVAGLKTPGVMVEVPSAAVTAGSVLKRVDFASIGTNDLTQYTMAADRQLGPLAALNDPWQPAVLHLVKATVDGAASLQESPKPVGVCGEAAADPALAVVLVGLGINSLSMSARSLAAVAAVLRSVPLERARQLAALALDADTAAEARAAVRAELPLLETLGL
- a CDS encoding 1-phosphofructokinase family hexose kinase, translating into MIITLTANPSLDRTVELPGSLIRGGVQRAVAASQQAAGKGVNVSRALAASGVANLAILPGDPEDPVITGLRQDGLAYVGLPIGQALRSNITLTEPDGTTTKINEPGPHLDSSRQEALAAAVLAKCDGAAWLVLAGSLPPGVPADFYARLTVRVREELGSAAPRIAVDSSGEPLRQAFAAGPAAVPDLLKPNAEELAELAGVHSEAALEADPALTAQTAALLLDKGAEAVLATLGSKGAVLVTREGSWYATHPPVSARSTVGAGDSSLAGYLLAHSSGAAAADCLRQAVAHGAAAAALPGTTLPALSQTTPDAVVVSSLSVPAP
- a CDS encoding DUF445 domain-containing protein → MTTQLMYDDGRSVIGDAERAAGLTKMKRLATGMLVLMAVIFIVAFALQEQYPWLQYVRAAAEGGMVGALADWFAVTALFKHPMGLKIPHTAIIPRKKDQIGASLGSFVEENFLSEEVVKAKIASLGVSAKTGAWLARPENADRVAREGATAIRAAMLVLNDEDVQDVIESMARRHLLDPEWGPPLGKLAKRLLDDGHHLKLVELLLDRVADWVLDNQETVARLVADRSPTWVPSFVDSLMGDKVHLELYKFIAAVQADPEHQVRQQLDVYLQSLAQDLQTDPDMIARVENLKKNALGDPEVRQLAVRTWDTLKRALLEAVEDPQSELSRKFTTAVRDFGNRLATDKELAAKVDGWIEEAAGYLVRTYRSQIASVITETVERWDAEETSRKIELQVGRDLQFIRINGTVVGSLAGLVIFAVAHAIFG